A genomic region of Miscanthus floridulus cultivar M001 chromosome 3, ASM1932011v1, whole genome shotgun sequence contains the following coding sequences:
- the LOC136546755 gene encoding uncharacterized protein translates to MDRRPPLAVSPRRLRPRPHRVPRPPLAPASSVQTPPGSMKKAVAPMRPSVCAIPSPVRFEPSPMRASISALPSPIRAEPSPMRASMTSALQPPRRVKLDLPPARAAAAAEKENFLPASPPPARAGFEKKNLLPAGADAHVELVALNLAAIAAGTPAGGPLFVRGRLYDAYSARRNERLKRKQGFPYYCEEFVPAASVDPETMAEDPCVAVELSKRRVAKKAYTASGAESVRRSMPAVDFAAGRSGGLGPRSSLRSSKEMKKASAASGAVSVAIKERRVNPRSSARRGF, encoded by the exons ATGGACCGCCGTCCGCCGCTCGCCGTGTCCCCGCGCCGCCTCCGGCCGCGCCCGCACCGGGTGCCCCGCCCGCCCCTCGCGCCGGCCTCCTCCGTGCAAACGCCTCCAG GATCGATGAAGAAGGCGGTGGCCCCGATGCGCCCGTCCGTCTGCGCGATCCCGTCGCCGGTCCGCTTCGAGCCCAGCCCGATGCGCGCCTCCATCTCCGCCCTCCCGTCGCCAATCCGCGCCGAGCCGAGCCCGATGCGCGCGAGCATGACCTCCGCGCTCCAGCCCCCAAGGCGCGTCAAGCTCGACCTGCCCccggcgagggcggcggcggctgccgagAAGGAGAACTTCCTccccgcctcgccgccgccggcgagggcGGGTTTCGAGAAGAAGAACCTCCTCCCGGCCGGCGCGGACGCCCACGTCGAGCTGGTGGCGCTCAACCTCGCCGCGATAGCCGCGGGCACGCCGGCTGGCGGCCCGCTCTTCGTGCGCGGCAGGCTCTACGACGCCTACTCGGCGCGCCGCAACGAGCGGCTCAAGCGCAAGCAGGGCTTTCCCTACTACTGCGAGGAGTTCGTGCCCGCGGCCTCGGTGGACCCCGAGACGATGGCCGAGGACCCCTGTGTCGCCGTCGAGCTGTCTAAGCGCCGCGTCGCCAAGAAGGCCTACACCGCCAGCGGCGCCGAGTCCGTGAGGAGGTCTATGCCAGCTGTCGACTTCGCGGCGGGCCGCAGTGGAGGCCTGGGGCCGAGGTCCTCCCTCAGGAGCAgcaaggagatgaagaaggcttCCGCCGCGTCTGGCGCGGTTTCCGTGGCCATCAAGGAGAGGAGGGTCAACCCCAGGTCGTCGGCTCGCCGGGGGTTCTGA
- the LOC136544333 gene encoding probable leucine-rich repeat receptor-like protein kinase At1g68400: MAAIWSLCYCRQRTVGGRGRHHAEDCKGDFSGSAKEYRTWATDGLLSCFRLSGWFFGSWSVSSSFRSFFLLPPALLADAAHPAARSSSLTSPLRVHRVVLEGLWLSGHAAALELLADLPVLSSLSLKNNTFTGALHGVDFSRLAPHLKLLYLSGNGFSGRFPEFVLHLRHLRRLDLSGNHLAGTIPPEIGHCLRALLTLNIQRNSFVGFVPDSLDAMPKLAELNVFGNHLEGRIPNRLAAAFPASSFDGNPGLYGAPLARRCNEPQQIVYNNGGGEASNGPMTTGRGNKIHDRWMVVRPCQRWARRSRRWSRRHCAQCFY, translated from the exons AGCAAAGGAGTACCGCACCTGGGCAACTGATGGACT TTTGTCCTGTTTTCGTCTATCTGGTTGGTTCTTCGGAAGTTGGTCTGTAAG CTCGTCCTTCCGCtccttctttcttcttcctcccgctctGCTCGCCGACGCCGCACACCCCGCCGCGCGGTCGTCGTCGCTCACCTCCCCGCTCCGCGTGCATCGCGTCGTCCTCGAAGGCCTCTGGCTCAGCGGGCACGCCGCGGCGCTGGAGCTGCTCGCGGATCTCCCCGTTCTCTCGTCCCTTAGCCTCAAGAACAACACCTTCACGGGCGCGCTCCACGGCGTCGACTTCTCCCGCCTAGCGCCGCACCTCAAGCTTCTCTACCTCTCCGGCAACGGCTTCTCCGGCCGGTTCCCCGAGTTCGTCCTGCACCTTCGCCACCTGCGCCGTCTCGACCTTTCGGGGAACCACCTCGCGGGCACGATCCCGCCGGAGATCGGGCACTGCCTCCGTGCTCTCCTGACGCTGAACATCCAGCGAAATTCGTTCGTCGGGTTCGTGCCGGACTCACTGGACGCAATGCCCAAACTCGCCGAGCTCAACGTCTTCGGCAACCACCTCGAGGGGCGGATCCCGAACCGCCTCGCGGCTGCCTTTCCCGCGTCGTCGTTCGACGGCAATCCGGGGCTCTATGGCGCGCCGCTGGCCCGCCGGTGCAATGAACCGCAGCAGATCGTGTACAACAACGGCGGTGGTGAGGCATCGAACGGACCGATGACGACGGGGAGGGGGAATAAGATCCATGACCGGTGGATGGTCGTGAGACCATGTCAGCGGTGGGCGCGGCGGTCGCGTCGTTGGTCACGGCGGCACTGTGCGCAGTGCTTCTACTGA